One window from the genome of Acuticoccus sp. I52.16.1 encodes:
- a CDS encoding TRAP transporter large permease: MISIAILVALFLLLLTGIPVAFVLGGLGIILLALGGFSPLMAPAGLLSAMDSFVLVAVPLFLLMANVMLKGGVGRDLFAALQAWVGHLPGGLAVATILSCGVFAAISGSSVATAATIGTVAIPEMTSRGYPRHFTFGVLAAGGTLGILIPPSLIMIIYGVITEESVLALFIAGVGPGLIMIVLFIIYSILYARTQPQLERVEKATWAERRQTGVRAFPTILLSGLVITGIYRGWYTPTEAAAIGFAGALFVTGIVLRTLTLRALWEATVMSMRTTVAILLIVAGAKVFGKAIALYRIPQDVSSFIIDTIASPSLFIMAVAVVLLIMGLVMESLSLLLIMVPVLAGALIPLGIDPIWFGVFFVIMVECALITPPVGLNLYVIQAVGNGTLTEVSRGILPFLALMLLTVLAITVFPQLALWLPFNL, from the coding sequence GTGATCTCGATTGCCATTCTCGTCGCGCTCTTCCTGCTGTTGTTGACGGGTATCCCCGTCGCCTTCGTTCTGGGCGGGCTCGGCATCATCCTCCTGGCGCTCGGCGGCTTCTCGCCGCTGATGGCGCCGGCGGGGCTCCTGTCGGCGATGGACTCGTTCGTCCTCGTCGCCGTGCCGCTCTTCCTCTTGATGGCCAACGTCATGCTGAAGGGCGGGGTGGGGCGCGACCTCTTCGCCGCGCTGCAAGCCTGGGTCGGGCACCTTCCCGGCGGCCTCGCTGTGGCGACGATCCTCTCCTGCGGCGTCTTCGCGGCGATCTCCGGCTCCTCGGTCGCGACGGCGGCCACCATCGGCACGGTCGCGATCCCGGAGATGACGTCGCGCGGCTACCCGCGGCACTTCACCTTCGGCGTGCTGGCCGCAGGCGGCACGCTCGGCATCCTGATCCCGCCATCCCTGATCATGATCATCTACGGCGTGATCACCGAGGAATCGGTGCTGGCGCTTTTCATCGCCGGTGTCGGGCCGGGGCTGATCATGATCGTGCTCTTCATCATCTACTCGATCCTCTACGCGCGCACGCAGCCGCAGCTGGAGCGGGTGGAGAAGGCGACCTGGGCCGAGCGGCGGCAGACCGGCGTGCGCGCCTTCCCGACGATCCTCTTGTCGGGCCTCGTCATCACCGGCATCTATCGCGGCTGGTATACGCCGACCGAGGCGGCCGCCATCGGCTTCGCCGGCGCGCTCTTCGTCACCGGCATCGTGTTGCGGACCCTGACGCTGCGGGCGCTGTGGGAAGCGACCGTGATGTCGATGCGCACGACGGTGGCGATCCTCCTCATCGTCGCCGGCGCCAAGGTGTTCGGCAAGGCGATCGCGCTCTACCGCATCCCGCAGGACGTCTCGTCCTTCATCATCGACACGATCGCCTCGCCGAGCCTCTTCATCATGGCGGTGGCGGTGGTGCTCCTCATCATGGGGCTGGTGATGGAGAGCCTGTCGCTCCTTCTCATCATGGTGCCGGTGCTGGCCGGGGCCTTGATTCCGCTGGGGATCGACCCGATCTGGTTCGGCGTCTTCTTCGTCATCATGGTCGAGTGCGCGCTGATCACGCCGCCGGTGGGATTGAATCTTTATGTGATCCAGGCGGTCGGCAACGGAACGTTGACCGAGGTGTCGCGCGGGATCCTGCCCTTCCTGGCGCTGATGCTCCTGACGGTGCTGGCGATTACCGTGTTCCCGCAGCTCGCGTTGTGGCTGCCGTTCAACCTGTAA
- a CDS encoding TRAP transporter small permease, whose amino-acid sequence MRGVAQVTAAIASVLLFAIGVMLTYEVVARYFFNAPTIWAEELSRLAMIWAVFIGSAALLRGGDHIRVTVITEKLPPALRNVMEVFSLVFVAVISGFVAWHGTPIAWNSFERGRTVGSMLDLPSWVSQASVPLGFALIAIQAVALIFAVPRQGVATAASDHIEL is encoded by the coding sequence ATGCGGGGAGTGGCTCAGGTCACGGCGGCGATCGCGTCGGTTCTCCTGTTCGCGATCGGTGTCATGCTCACATACGAGGTCGTGGCGCGTTACTTCTTCAACGCGCCGACGATCTGGGCCGAAGAGCTCTCGCGCCTGGCGATGATCTGGGCCGTGTTCATCGGGAGCGCGGCCCTCCTTCGCGGGGGCGACCACATCCGCGTCACGGTCATCACCGAAAAGCTGCCCCCGGCACTGCGCAACGTGATGGAGGTGTTCAGCCTCGTCTTCGTGGCGGTGATCTCCGGCTTCGTGGCCTGGCACGGCACGCCGATCGCCTGGAACTCGTTCGAGCGCGGTCGCACCGTGGGGTCGATGCTCGACCTGCCGTCGTGGGTGAGCCAGGCCTCGGTGCCGCTCGGTTTCGCGCTGATCGCCATCCAGGCGGTGGCGCTGATCTTCGCGGTCCCGCGCCAGGGTGTGGCCACCGCCGCGTCCGATCACATCGAACTCTGA
- the dctP gene encoding TRAP transporter substrate-binding protein DctP, whose amino-acid sequence MTKKWIAGALAGVALAGLSLPASAETTMRITLQLPLKSHLGQNLLFFKEEVEKISEGEINVEIYDSAQLYKDNEVPEAVGSGQIEAGVASLTRFVGEIPAVDVFYMPFLLNTEEKVRAAVAPGSPVRSAIDDAIAETGNKVLWWQAYGSVVLLSNDEPIATPEDMANKKARVFGKWLGEWIDTVGGAPTLISGSEQFLAYQRGTVDVGMTGVSGVSSRSLWDVMDTITRVNVADIEFIVVVNQDWWEGLSEQEQMWITEAAGAAETSVRDEMSQIEADAYAQAEEHGMTVYDPTPEEIEAWKTASQPVIEKWLSESGDLGQTVYDAAKNL is encoded by the coding sequence ATGACGAAGAAATGGATCGCCGGCGCGCTCGCCGGCGTGGCGCTCGCCGGACTGTCGCTGCCCGCGTCGGCCGAGACCACGATGCGCATCACACTGCAGCTTCCGCTGAAGTCGCACCTCGGCCAGAACCTCCTGTTCTTCAAGGAGGAGGTCGAGAAGATCTCCGAGGGCGAGATCAACGTCGAGATCTACGACTCGGCCCAGCTCTACAAGGACAACGAGGTGCCCGAGGCGGTCGGCTCCGGCCAGATCGAGGCGGGCGTGGCCTCGCTGACGCGCTTCGTCGGCGAAATTCCGGCGGTCGACGTCTTCTACATGCCCTTCCTCCTCAACACCGAGGAAAAGGTCCGCGCGGCCGTGGCGCCGGGCTCGCCGGTTCGCTCGGCGATCGACGACGCCATCGCCGAGACCGGCAACAAGGTGCTGTGGTGGCAGGCGTACGGCTCGGTCGTCCTCCTGTCGAACGACGAGCCCATCGCCACGCCCGAGGACATGGCGAACAAGAAGGCGCGCGTGTTCGGCAAGTGGCTGGGCGAGTGGATCGACACCGTCGGCGGTGCGCCCACCCTCATCTCCGGCTCCGAGCAGTTCCTCGCCTACCAGCGCGGCACGGTCGACGTCGGCATGACGGGTGTGTCGGGCGTCTCCTCGCGCTCGCTGTGGGACGTGATGGACACCATCACCCGCGTCAACGTCGCCGACATCGAGTTCATCGTCGTCGTCAACCAGGACTGGTGGGAAGGTCTCTCCGAGCAGGAGCAGATGTGGATCACCGAGGCGGCCGGCGCGGCCGAGACGTCGGTCCGTGACGAGATGAGCCAGATCGAGGCCGACGCCTACGCGCAGGCCGAAGAGCACGGCATGACGGTCTACGACCCGACGCCGGAGGAGATCGAGGCCTGGAAGACCGCCTCGCAGCCGGTGATCGAGAAGTGGCTGTCGGAGTCGGGCGACCTCGGCCAGACGGTCTACGACGCGGCCAAGAACCTCTAA
- a CDS encoding ATP-binding cassette domain-containing protein → MARPPLLSLQDIALTFGGTALLETASLQLAPGERIALVGRNGSGKSTLLKIVAGLVQADSGQRFVQPDATVRYLAQEPDLSAYPTVLDYVVSGLAEGDDQHAARATLESLGLDADAAPGPMSGGEIRRAALAHALAPDPDVLLLDEPTNHLDIAAIAWLEATLVERRKSLVLISHDRRFLEELSTAVVWLDRGKTHRMDRGFAAFEDWRDEILAAEEDERRRLDKKIEQEQEWVRYGVTARRKRNMGRLRKLQDLRTERREQRKVTGLADMQLAGAERSGKRMIVAEGLAKSFGDKTVVADFSTTIMRGDRVGLVGPNGVGKTTLINMLLGRLAPDTGKITYGTDLKVNLLDQRREALDPTTPLRQAISPAGSDQITVGNTTKHVAGYLKDFLFTPEQFNTPVGALSGGERMRVLLGRAFAMPSNILVLDEPTNDLDLETLDLLAEVIGDYDGTLLLVSHDRDFIDRTVTTTLVADGDGRWSEYPGGYSDMLVQRGEAPVRAVENTGPAKAKKPKEDKPAAPKKAAKLSFREKHDLETLPAKLEALDAAIAELSDALADPSLYARNPTRFETLTGDLATRQAEKDAAEERWLELEMKREELEAG, encoded by the coding sequence ATGGCACGCCCTCCCCTACTGTCCTTGCAGGATATCGCGCTCACCTTCGGCGGCACTGCGCTGCTGGAGACGGCCTCGCTGCAGCTCGCCCCCGGCGAACGCATCGCGCTGGTCGGCCGCAACGGCTCCGGCAAGTCGACGCTGTTGAAGATCGTCGCCGGGCTGGTCCAGGCCGATTCGGGCCAGCGATTCGTCCAGCCGGACGCCACCGTGCGCTACCTCGCCCAGGAGCCGGACCTCTCCGCCTACCCGACCGTGCTCGACTATGTGGTCTCCGGCCTCGCCGAGGGGGACGACCAGCACGCCGCCCGCGCCACGCTCGAATCGCTCGGCCTCGACGCCGATGCGGCGCCCGGACCCATGTCGGGTGGTGAAATCCGCCGTGCCGCCCTCGCCCACGCGCTGGCGCCGGACCCGGACGTCCTCCTGCTGGACGAGCCGACCAACCACCTCGACATCGCCGCCATCGCCTGGCTGGAGGCGACCCTCGTGGAGCGCCGCAAGTCGCTCGTCCTCATCAGCCACGATCGGCGCTTCCTGGAGGAGCTGTCCACCGCGGTCGTCTGGCTCGATCGCGGCAAGACGCACCGGATGGACCGCGGCTTCGCCGCGTTCGAGGACTGGCGCGACGAGATCCTGGCCGCCGAGGAGGACGAGCGCCGCCGCCTCGACAAGAAGATCGAGCAGGAGCAGGAGTGGGTGCGCTACGGCGTCACCGCGCGGCGCAAGCGCAACATGGGCCGCCTGCGGAAGCTGCAGGACCTGCGCACCGAGCGGCGCGAGCAGCGCAAGGTCACCGGTCTCGCCGACATGCAGCTCGCCGGCGCCGAGCGCTCCGGCAAGCGGATGATCGTCGCCGAGGGCCTCGCCAAGTCCTTCGGCGACAAGACCGTTGTGGCGGATTTCTCCACCACCATCATGCGGGGCGACCGGGTCGGCCTCGTCGGCCCCAACGGCGTCGGCAAGACGACGCTCATCAACATGCTCCTGGGCCGCCTGGCGCCCGATACCGGCAAGATCACCTACGGCACCGACCTCAAGGTGAACCTCCTCGACCAGCGGCGCGAGGCGCTGGACCCGACGACCCCGCTGCGTCAGGCGATCAGCCCGGCCGGCTCCGACCAGATCACCGTCGGCAACACCACCAAGCACGTCGCCGGTTACCTGAAAGACTTCCTGTTCACGCCCGAACAGTTCAACACCCCCGTCGGCGCGCTGTCGGGCGGGGAGCGGATGCGGGTCCTGCTGGGCCGTGCCTTCGCGATGCCCTCCAACATCCTGGTGCTGGACGAGCCGACCAACGATCTCGACCTCGAGACGCTGGACCTCCTCGCCGAGGTGATCGGCGACTACGACGGCACGCTCCTGCTGGTCAGCCACGATCGCGACTTCATCGACCGCACCGTGACGACGACGCTGGTGGCGGACGGCGACGGCCGCTGGAGCGAGTATCCGGGCGGCTATTCCGACATGCTGGTGCAGCGTGGCGAGGCGCCGGTGCGGGCGGTGGAGAACACCGGCCCCGCCAAGGCGAAGAAGCCGAAGGAGGACAAGCCCGCCGCGCCGAAGAAGGCCGCCAAGCTCTCCTTCCGCGAGAAGCACGACCTCGAAACGCTGCCGGCCAAGTTGGAGGCGCTGGACGCTGCGATCGCCGAGCTGAGCGACGCGCTGGCCGACCCGAGCCTCTACGCCAGGAACCCCACGCGGTTCGAGACGCTGACCGGCGACCTCGCCACCCGGCAGGCCGAGAAGGACGCCGCCGAAGAGCGCTGGCTGGAGCTGGAAATGAAGCGCGAGGAGCTGGAAGCGGGGTGA
- a CDS encoding RNA methyltransferase produces MTASPPPIRVTDPDDPAIALFRDIRERDRIGRDGVFIAEGLSVLTVLLERSPLETLALLVEESRVARLPVLARRGAAPLYVAPQSVVDTIAGFHLHRGILAAGRVPAPRPLAALPAGPLRLPVLVNLANHDNVGGIYRNAAAFGAAGVAIDATTANPFYRKAIRVGAGAPLTVPTYTAGDDLVAALRAAGLTPYALTPGADARLGATPLAERAAFLLGTEGPGLPEALIASAEPLAIAIAPGVDSLNVATTAGIALHAHALQHGL; encoded by the coding sequence GTGACCGCCTCTCCGCCCCCCATCCGCGTCACGGACCCGGACGACCCGGCGATCGCGCTCTTCCGCGACATCCGCGAGCGGGACAGGATCGGCCGGGACGGTGTCTTCATCGCCGAGGGGCTCTCGGTGCTGACGGTGCTCTTGGAGCGTTCGCCGCTGGAGACGCTGGCGCTGCTGGTCGAGGAGAGCCGGGTGGCGCGCCTCCCCGTGCTGGCACGCCGGGGCGCCGCGCCGCTCTACGTGGCCCCGCAGAGCGTCGTCGACACGATCGCCGGCTTCCACCTGCATCGCGGGATCCTCGCCGCCGGCCGGGTCCCGGCGCCGCGCCCGCTGGCCGCGCTGCCGGCGGGACCGCTGCGCCTGCCGGTGCTGGTCAACCTCGCCAATCACGACAATGTCGGCGGCATCTACCGCAATGCGGCCGCGTTCGGTGCGGCGGGCGTGGCGATCGACGCGACGACGGCCAACCCCTTTTACCGCAAGGCGATCCGTGTCGGCGCGGGGGCCCCGCTGACGGTACCGACCTACACCGCCGGGGACGATCTCGTGGCTGCGCTGCGTGCGGCCGGCCTCACCCCCTACGCGCTGACACCGGGTGCCGACGCCCGCCTCGGCGCCACGCCGCTCGCCGAACGCGCGGCCTTCCTGCTGGGCACGGAGGGCCCCGGCCTGCCCGAGGCGCTGATCGCATCGGCCGAGCCGCTGGCGATCGCGATCGCGCCGGGCGTCGACAGCCTCAACGTCGCGACCACCGCCGGCATCGCGCTCCACGCCCACGCCCTGCAACACGGCCTGTAG
- a CDS encoding adenine phosphoribosyltransferase, giving the protein MSQTTRDLREMVRAIPDYPKTGIVFRDVTTLFGDADGLARTVDAIAGHAAGQGFDLVAGIDARGFILGGALALKMGKGFVPIRKCGKLPAEVYREEYALEYGTDEVEIHRDAIPDGGATVLLVDDLIATGGTAIAAARLIQRAGGTVPLAAFAIDLPELGGARRLADIGVATFAVMAFEGH; this is encoded by the coding sequence ATGAGCCAGACGACGCGCGACCTGCGCGAGATGGTGCGGGCGATCCCCGACTATCCCAAGACGGGCATCGTCTTCCGTGACGTGACGACCCTGTTCGGCGACGCCGACGGGTTGGCGCGCACGGTGGACGCGATCGCCGGGCACGCGGCCGGGCAGGGGTTCGACCTCGTCGCCGGGATCGACGCGCGCGGCTTCATCCTGGGCGGCGCGCTGGCGCTGAAGATGGGCAAGGGGTTCGTGCCGATTCGCAAGTGCGGCAAGCTCCCCGCCGAGGTCTATCGCGAAGAGTACGCGCTGGAGTACGGCACCGACGAGGTGGAAATCCACAGGGACGCCATTCCCGACGGCGGCGCGACGGTGCTTCTGGTGGACGATCTGATCGCGACCGGAGGCACCGCGATCGCCGCGGCCCGGCTGATCCAGCGCGCCGGCGGTACGGTGCCGCTGGCGGCCTTCGCGATCGACCTGCCCGAGCTGGGGGGCGCCCGGCGGCTGGCCGACATCGGCGTCGCCACCTTCGCGGTGATGGCCTTTGAGGGGCATTGA
- a CDS encoding S-methyl-5'-thioadenosine phosphorylase, producing the protein MMDVVLGIIGGSGLYDLPGLEGTWETVESPWGEPSDRVLVGTLADTRIVFMPRHGRGHRLGPTQIDYRANIDVMKRAGVTDLVSLSACGSLREDLPPGTFVIVDQFIDRTFAREKSFFGAGCVAHVSMAHPVSRDLGDRIAAAADVAGVVCHRGGTYLAMEGPQFSSLAESHLYRNWGADVIGMTNMPEAKLAREAEIAYATVAMVTDFDSWHPDHGEVDIQQIITTMRANGDAARALVQALAVATPPTRQPCSTGSDTALEFAIITAPEARDPALVAKLDAVAGRVLHRT; encoded by the coding sequence CTGATGGACGTTGTGCTCGGCATCATCGGCGGGTCGGGACTTTATGACCTGCCAGGCCTCGAGGGGACGTGGGAGACGGTGGAAAGCCCGTGGGGCGAGCCGTCCGACCGGGTCCTCGTCGGCACCCTGGCGGACACCCGGATCGTGTTCATGCCCCGCCACGGCCGCGGCCACCGCCTCGGCCCGACGCAGATCGACTATCGCGCCAACATCGACGTGATGAAGCGCGCCGGTGTGACCGACCTCGTCTCGCTCTCGGCCTGCGGCTCGCTGCGCGAGGACCTGCCGCCGGGGACGTTCGTGATCGTCGACCAGTTCATCGATCGCACCTTCGCGCGCGAAAAGTCGTTCTTCGGGGCGGGCTGCGTGGCGCATGTGTCGATGGCCCATCCCGTCAGCCGCGACTTGGGCGACCGCATCGCCGCGGCGGCGGACGTCGCGGGCGTCGTCTGCCATCGCGGCGGGACCTACCTCGCGATGGAGGGGCCGCAGTTCTCCTCGCTGGCCGAATCGCACCTCTACCGCAATTGGGGGGCGGACGTGATCGGCATGACCAACATGCCGGAGGCCAAGCTCGCCCGCGAGGCCGAGATCGCCTACGCCACCGTCGCCATGGTGACAGACTTCGACAGCTGGCACCCCGACCACGGCGAGGTCGACATCCAGCAGATCATCACCACCATGCGGGCCAACGGCGACGCGGCGCGCGCGCTGGTCCAGGCCCTCGCCGTGGCGACCCCGCCGACGCGCCAGCCCTGCTCCACGGGGTCGGACACGGCGCTGGAGTTCGCCATCATCACCGCGCCGGAAGCGCGCGACCCGGCGCTCGTCGCCAAACTCGACGCGGTTGCCGGCCGCGTCCTCCACAGGACCTGA
- the truA gene encoding tRNA pseudouridine(38-40) synthase TruA, with protein sequence MPRYKLTIEYDGTPYVGWQCQETGRAVQEALEDALEKFVGTATRVHGAGRTDTGVHATGQVAHVDLAKDWRADTVRDAVNAHLRPEPVAVLSAERVGDDFDARHSARARHYLYRIVNRRPPLALERAAWRVPQPLDVAAMNAAAAHLVGRHDFTTFRAAQCQAKSPLRTLDRLDVTRSGERIEVRASARSFLHNQVRSMVGTLVEVGIGRWQPRDVAAALAARSRPACGPVAPAVGLVLTRVDYAPQEDEES encoded by the coding sequence GTGCCGCGCTACAAGCTCACCATCGAATATGACGGGACGCCTTATGTCGGCTGGCAGTGCCAGGAGACCGGGCGCGCCGTGCAGGAGGCGCTGGAGGACGCGCTGGAGAAGTTCGTCGGCACGGCGACCCGCGTCCACGGCGCCGGGCGCACCGACACCGGCGTCCACGCCACCGGCCAGGTGGCCCACGTCGACCTCGCCAAGGACTGGCGCGCCGACACCGTGCGCGACGCGGTCAACGCCCACCTGCGGCCCGAGCCGGTCGCCGTCCTCTCGGCCGAGCGCGTGGGCGACGACTTCGACGCGCGCCACTCCGCCCGCGCGCGGCACTACCTCTACCGCATCGTCAACCGCCGGCCGCCGCTGGCGCTCGAGCGTGCCGCATGGCGGGTGCCGCAGCCGCTCGACGTCGCGGCGATGAACGCGGCCGCCGCCCACCTCGTCGGCCGGCACGACTTCACCACCTTCCGCGCCGCGCAGTGTCAGGCCAAGAGCCCGCTGCGCACGCTCGACCGGCTCGACGTGACGCGTTCGGGCGAACGGATCGAGGTGCGGGCCAGCGCGCGCTCTTTCCTTCACAATCAGGTTCGGTCCATGGTCGGCACGCTGGTCGAAGTCGGCATCGGCCGCTGGCAGCCGCGGGACGTCGCGGCGGCGCTGGCGGCCCGCTCGCGGCCGGCCTGCGGTCCGGTCGCTCCGGCGGTCGGCCTTGTTTTGACGCGCGTCGACTACGCGCCGCAGGAGGACGAGGAGAGCTGA
- the fmt gene encoding methionyl-tRNA formyltransferase → MRVVFMGTPSFAVPTFMEIAGQGHEIPAVYTQPPRPAGRGMAERRSAVHEAADALGIEVRHPTSLKEEAGAIEALEADVLVVVAYGLILPQAVLDSAPLGAFNVHASLLPRWRGAAPVARAIMAGDAQTGVAVMRMEKGLDTGPVAMVERTPIGPDDTAADLTDRLSRLGADLMVRALAGLEREALTMTPQPQEGVTYAHKIDKAEAPIDFTADAETVRNHIHGLNPMPGAHATIEIGGKPERLKVLRATLADGTGAPGEVLDDRLTVACGRGAVRLVRVQRAGKSPVEADAFLRGARIGPGDRFER, encoded by the coding sequence ATGCGCGTCGTCTTCATGGGCACGCCCTCCTTCGCGGTGCCGACGTTCATGGAAATCGCCGGCCAGGGGCACGAGATCCCGGCCGTCTACACCCAGCCGCCGCGTCCGGCCGGCCGCGGCATGGCCGAGCGCCGCTCGGCGGTGCACGAGGCGGCCGACGCGCTGGGCATCGAGGTGCGCCATCCGACGTCCTTGAAAGAGGAGGCCGGCGCGATCGAGGCGCTGGAGGCGGACGTGCTGGTGGTCGTCGCCTACGGGTTGATCCTGCCGCAGGCGGTGCTCGACTCGGCGCCCCTGGGGGCCTTCAACGTCCACGCCTCGCTGCTGCCGCGTTGGCGTGGCGCGGCGCCGGTCGCCCGCGCCATCATGGCCGGCGACGCGCAGACGGGCGTTGCGGTCATGCGCATGGAGAAGGGCCTCGACACCGGCCCGGTCGCCATGGTGGAGCGCACGCCGATCGGACCGGACGACACCGCCGCCGACCTGACCGACCGCCTCTCGCGCCTCGGCGCCGACCTGATGGTCCGCGCCCTCGCCGGCCTGGAGCGCGAGGCGCTGACGATGACGCCGCAGCCGCAGGAGGGTGTCACCTACGCCCACAAGATCGACAAGGCCGAGGCGCCGATCGACTTCACCGCCGACGCCGAGACCGTGCGCAACCACATCCACGGCCTCAACCCGATGCCGGGCGCCCACGCGACCATCGAGATCGGCGGCAAACCGGAGCGGCTGAAGGTGCTGCGCGCGACCCTCGCCGACGGGACGGGCGCGCCGGGCGAGGTGCTGGACGACCGTCTGACCGTCGCCTGCGGGCGCGGCGCGGTGCGTCTCGTGCGGGTCCAGCGGGCCGGCAAGTCGCCGGTGGAGGCGGATGCCTTCCTGCGCGGCGCCCGCATCGGCCCGGGCGACCGGTTCGAGCGCTGA
- the def gene encoding peptide deformylase codes for MAKRPILIIPDPVLRRVAEPVTAVDDRIKSLADDMLETMYAAPGIGLAAPQIGISERLVVLDVATEDDAEPAPMVLINPEIVARSEETSVYEEGCLSIPDYTEDVERPARVTVRYLDREGAERTVDADGLLATCLQHEIDHLNGVLFVDYLSRLKRERVLKKFAKQAKLGA; via the coding sequence ATGGCGAAACGTCCGATCCTCATCATCCCCGATCCCGTGCTGCGGCGTGTGGCAGAGCCTGTGACCGCCGTCGACGATCGGATCAAGTCACTGGCCGACGATATGCTCGAGACCATGTATGCCGCGCCCGGCATCGGCCTCGCCGCGCCGCAGATCGGCATCTCGGAGCGCCTCGTCGTCCTGGACGTGGCGACGGAGGACGACGCCGAGCCTGCGCCGATGGTGCTGATCAACCCCGAGATCGTCGCCCGCTCGGAGGAAACCTCCGTCTACGAAGAAGGCTGCCTGTCGATCCCCGACTATACCGAAGACGTCGAGCGTCCGGCCCGCGTCACCGTGCGCTACCTCGACCGCGAGGGCGCGGAGCGGACCGTGGACGCGGACGGCCTGCTGGCCACCTGCCTGCAGCACGAGATCGACCACCTGAACGGCGTCCTCTTCGTCGACTATCTCTCCCGGCTGAAGCGGGAGCGGGTGCTGAAGAAATTCGCCAAGCAAGCCAAGCTCGGCGCGTGA
- a CDS encoding glyoxylate/hydroxypyruvate reductase A, which yields MTTLFLSADWGQDEWLAAWQAVAPNRPLLVHGRDDYDPAGIDYALTWKPPRGVLKTLPNLKAIFNMGAGVDGVIADPEFPAVPLVRLVDPDLTSRMGEWVVLQVLTHFRQALTYLDFQAKHEWTELTQPAAHSARVGLMGYGTLARHCAPILLALGFNVHGWSRSPKSSDITLHYGDDGLDHFLARTDILVSLLPLTEGTRGILDAALIAKLGGGSPLGPVLVNAGRGGLQNEADILAALRSGALKGASLDVFNEEPLPAGDPMWDGPNLVITPHVAAASDPEATVANIIRQIDAYESGQPLQNVVDLARGY from the coding sequence ATGACAACGCTTTTCCTCTCCGCCGACTGGGGACAGGACGAATGGCTCGCCGCCTGGCAGGCCGTCGCCCCGAACCGCCCGCTCCTCGTCCACGGCCGGGACGACTACGACCCCGCCGGCATCGACTACGCGCTGACCTGGAAGCCGCCGCGCGGCGTCCTGAAGACGCTGCCGAACCTGAAGGCGATCTTCAACATGGGCGCCGGCGTCGACGGGGTGATCGCCGACCCGGAGTTTCCGGCCGTGCCGCTGGTGCGCCTCGTCGACCCGGACCTGACCTCGCGGATGGGCGAGTGGGTCGTCCTTCAGGTGCTCACTCACTTCCGCCAGGCGCTCACCTACCTGGACTTCCAGGCGAAGCACGAGTGGACCGAGCTGACGCAGCCCGCCGCGCACTCCGCCCGCGTCGGGCTGATGGGCTACGGCACCCTCGCCCGCCACTGTGCGCCGATCCTCCTGGCGCTCGGCTTCAACGTCCACGGCTGGTCCCGCTCGCCCAAGTCGAGCGACATCACCCTCCACTACGGCGACGACGGGCTCGACCATTTCCTCGCCCGGACCGACATCCTCGTCTCGCTGCTGCCGCTGACCGAGGGCACGCGCGGCATCCTCGACGCGGCGCTGATCGCCAAGCTCGGCGGCGGCAGTCCGCTGGGGCCGGTGCTCGTCAACGCCGGCCGCGGCGGCCTGCAGAACGAGGCGGACATCCTGGCCGCGCTGAGGTCGGGCGCGCTGAAGGGTGCCTCGCTCGACGTCTTCAACGAGGAGCCGCTGCCGGCGGGAGACCCGATGTGGGACGGGCCCAACCTCGTCATTACCCCCCACGTCGCGGCGGCCTCCGACCCGGAGGCCACCGTCGCCAACATCATCCGCCAGATCGACGCCTACGAGAGCGGCCAGCCGCTGCAGAACGTCGTCGACCTCGCGCGCGGCTACTGA